DNA from Ammospiza caudacuta isolate bAmmCau1 chromosome 6, bAmmCau1.pri, whole genome shotgun sequence:
AGAGCTTGGAGGACAACTTGTACCCTGATTTCTTGGATTAATGCATATGCTAGGCTGATTTCCTTTAGCATCAGGATCATCACCTCTTAAATGCTGAGGTCTTCTAAGAGAAATAGCTCATGACTAAAAATGACTAAATCAACCCTGCCAGATTACAgctgttttttgtttggatgAAGGCATGAAAGTATAGGGTAAGAAAGGCTTGGAGATACATTTGAGCAGGAAGCCCAGTGAAATACATACTCTGTTTCCATACTGCATCACATGGCTGGTGTTGGTGCGTTTCTTCACCAGCTGAAACTGCTTGTGGAGTGTTTCTTTTCTTAGATCCTCCTGCACGAAGAAAGTTCCATGAGGTCTAAAACAGTTAAACTTGGCTATTCTAAAAATGCAAGGGAAGCTGCAAAGGGTCTTAGCTGCCAGTGAGTAGGAGGATGCATAGGACAAGAGCTATACAACCTTTGAAAAACATTGAAGTAAAAACTGAAAAGAAGATTTGACAGCATATTCCCATCTTGCTTTTAGTAATGTCATTTCCCAGGAAATAGGCAAGAAGGGAGTGGACTTGCATATAAATCCCAGGTTTGTTTAATTAACACCATTCTCCATTATTCTAACAAGTGGGTTAGCCACAGTTCCATATTTAAGCAGCCCTGAAGCAGACATACAACTCACTGAACTGCCCAATTCATTTAACATGTTTGGAGATGTGGGCTCAGATTAGCAAATAAAGACGATGTCAGTTTGAAACTAGAAGTTAGGTATTTTCTATCTTATAAATAACAAcaggaaataatatttctgaaagTTGGTATTGGAAGTAAATTCAGTGGCCCAAACAAATAAAGATTATATATATGGTTCTGAGTAGCAGATAAATACTTTTACCAACTTAATTTGTTGATTTTGACATACAGCCAAATATTTTCACAAATCTTGTAAAAGAGCTATCTTCAAAAATCCTACTGATCTTTTTCATAcatgaaattaagaaaatttgTTTAAGTAACTTACCATATCTGAATCTTCCATCCAATTCACACTGTACCAGTCCCCAAGATAAGTCTGTCTTTCATCATCATAGTAACATGCATAAGATGACTCCTTGGGATTAGCAGCTGTTGTTGCATAAACTGTAATACAAACAGTAAGGGGTTTTTtgatcttcttttttttaatctccccTTGCTCCTCCATGATTTAATACTTAGCTGCACACAATAAATTTGTCTAAGTATTTTGCCTTTCAATCATTTACTTCTAAatagcaggaaggaaaaaagtatGTTAATCATCCTgttcagtcaccctcagtgCTGTTCTAAGCACACTCTGTGCTTCTTCTTTGCTGCCAAATGTGGTCTGGGGTGTTTAAAAATTGCCTGAAGGAAAAATCTACTATTCAAGAagtgcctgagagcactgtgCACTAACAACTATCTATACATTCATTTTCTTCATGACAATGATGAGATCTTTTCTCCAAACTTGAAGTGAATCCCCTAAAAATCATCTTTACTTCCACATAATGCCACCTTTTAAGTAATATACTTTGTTGGATAATGCTCTACACTGAGACAAAGTAAAATAATCCTACATCTGTCCTGAGCACAGTGTTGCCAGTAAGTCACCTCTAAGACAACAGAAATACTGTAAACACATATTGACAGGTCTCAACACAAAAGCAATTTTGGCTTTTTGACAAAGTTAATACATAACACAGTTGTGTAACTGAAGGAAAATCCATATTTTAGAAGTGAAAGTGTTCCACATGATTTTATAGAGCTGTTGTGTTGTTTCTATTCAGAATGTACCTAAAGcccaaaagtaaaaaaatcttGAATCTTATCTGTACAGCAAAATTCTCCTCTTAGCACCCTTCAAAATGATTATTAAGTAACCAGTTAAACTTCTTAGCTTATCAGTGAGAGCTGCCAAAGACAACTTTGTACTCTAATGCATAAAATGTcgattttctgcctttttaagTTCTGTGGCACAGCTGGTTGTAAAACCAGAGTCCTCAGAATAAACTATAAAAAATACTGAGCATTTGTCTGGGACAATCATCAACATGAAACTAcctgtaaaaaagaaaagctgtttgtaAGGAATCTTGGTGGTGTCAGGCAGCACACCCAGGGCCAAACACCCAGGATGCCATGGACAGGCACATGGCTGGTCTCCTCTGCAATGACATCTTCAAAACCACAGGAGCAAACACTTCTCTCCCTGATATGGAACAGCTGTTTCAAAAGGTTGTGATTCCTCATCCCAATCAAGGCTGagcttccagctctgcagcagagagCCTGGAAACCCTGAAAAATCTGAGTTCCACATCTTAGGTTGTTGTACAAACGTGCAGCAAATCCACCTGGCAGTGGTGCCTACAACTGCTACTCAATGAAACTGAGAGCAGGAACTTCACACCTGTTAGCAGTGCTGAGGCTGAGAAATGTCTGTATAACCAGGGCAACCACCTGGTTCCtgaaaagaaatactttttcaaCTTCTCATTTTCGAGAAACTGAAAGCCTTTTCAGTCTTTTGTAAGACTCTACTAAAAGGAACTTCCTGTAAATGGAAAGTATTACTTTCTTGTGCTCCCCCACTAAAATTCTACATAAACATGCCTTGAACCTGTTCTTGTCACAGTCAGTACTTGTCTGTGACAAGGTCTGGGACAAGTTGTGATATTTAAGTCCAGTAAGTTAACTGACTGCTCACCATTGATATTATCAGCCAAATGATTCATCATAGATCCAGACTCACATGCTTCAATGTAGAACACCAtctataaaatacaaaaataaatcagagaCCTTAAGAAATTCCATGAGGAAATGAAGAATACTTGTTTGGTGCTTTTTGGGTGTAGCTAGTTGGCCTGTACTGCCATTCCTGAAACAAAAGGTATGCATAATGCTACAAAACAAAagatgattttttattttcaggaattAGACTCTgtagaaaagggaaagaataaTAATGAAAAGCTGTTATTCACCTCTACAGAATCCACAGGGATCTACTGGCTATTGTACAAAGCACAGATCAAATACACAGTCACTCTACAGGCACAGCAACATGTTAGTATTGAAGGTAGTGTCTCTGAACTGATGCCAGCTGTGTGTTCCTAAACACAGCCAGCCATAGCAGACATTGCCACAAAGAACTGCATAAAAAGCACCAGGAAAATGTTCAAAACAGTAACTTTTCTGCTATTAGCACATGTGATGAAATAAATTCACAGAATTTTCTGACAAGAGGTACAGTCTTTTAAACTAAATAAGGAACTGTAAGAAAAACATGAGATATATACAAACTTCCTGTACAAACAGTAAAGTCTGAAGTAAACAAAGTACAGGAAGAGAGTCAGGTATAAATTATGGAGTGCAGCAGTTACATATGTTACTTTTCTAGCCAGAATATGCAGCATTAGCAAATAGCAGTTACACTACATATGAACATTGACtgcaaaaacaaataaaccattTATGGAAAATTTGGAGCAGATCAATCCTTTTAACTGCAAAATCCTAATGCAAATTTAGCTGCATGTAACAGATTCTTCCTACTTTGAGCCAaatctcaaaataaaaacaccTCTCTTCTATGCCAGTTGCtcttttaatttcagaatttcaaGTATGCTTGTTTACCTTCCGGTATTTCTTGTGATGATACATGTACCAAATAGTCTTATTCAAGTCCTTCACATGAAGCTGAAAAATAAGAAGGCTTGTATTAAAACCACTTATGTTCAACAGACACAATTCACTTAAGAGTAAATACTAATTGTTGTGAATATGTACACTATTTTCCCAATAAATTTATCCAGTCCTTTGCCCTTCTGAAGTATAACATTCTAGCATTTACCACTCTGGAAAAGATGAGCAATGGTCCCAGAAGATATGTATAGTGCACCAGAAAGCCAAGTCACACCTGTGTGAAGCAGCCTGACTATGGAATGACATAACTTAAGCTTCAACTGGATGTTACAGATtctaactggaaaaaaatcaaaatacagtGATCAggaaaatattgcttttttttggCCTCTCCCCTCAATATAGCAGTGCACTAAATATTCTCATGTTTTACATTTATGTGTTATTATTTTAGTATGTCACTAAAATGAAGGGGTTTGTGTTATTTCCCAAATGCTTACATCATCATCAGGAAAAGCCAGAAGTCCTGGAGCTCCATGATCAGTGAAATAAACAAACACATGATCCTTGGGACCACTGTAATGAAAAAATTGAAGCAAAGTCTTTTTAACTACTCCAAACTAATCTTCAATACAACAACAATCATCTGCTTCTCAGTGCCAAGACATGTCAATATCTGAAAATAATAGAGCTGAAGCACCTCCTCCTCTTggcaaaattttttttctcccaagcaTATTAGTTTGGATCCTTATTAGAAGAGATGCCAACAGaaggaacaaaaccaaagaTATAGTCCCTCAAACATGGAGAATATGGCAATCACATTTCACATTCCAAACTGTAAACTGATTGAGACAGGGGCTGTTATGTACGGTATGCTGAAAACATAATTGGTTTTTAATGGCTATGAGAAGAATTGGTAATAATGTGGGCATTTGTAGAAGTCTGGTAAAAAAGGGAATGCTTTTATTACTAAGTTATACCAAGGTTATACCATTAACACAAggataaataataaaaacctctttGTTAAGACCCTGAGGTATGTGTAAGGACTACTATGGCCATAATCAGCCACACAGATCAGCAAGCAGTGTCAGCCTGCAGCTCCATGAGGAACTGATGCATGCACACAGGCACCCATGAGGCCACACTGGCATCTGCACCCGTGGCTCTGCAGtcagctgagcactgagcactCACAGGCTTTGACACCCTCACAGCTGTGTGGTACAGCCTGATTCCACTCGAATCAGATTCAAACACATCATGTTTGGGTGACAGAAAGGTCTTGCCCTAACAGCCAGATCTGCAAaggaattttccttttaaactgGATTCAGGGACAAATATAAAGTGTGTAAAAAGATCAGAAGGAGTGTCCAGACCCTCCTCTGTTCCTCTGTACCAGAGTCCAGAAACCTTTACTTGCTTTTGCTCTTTCCTCACAGCAAACAGGTACAACTGCAGCAGCCCAAGGGAACACTGTCCAGCCTTCTGTTTGGCCAGTAACCTACTGGTTAGGGAGAACTCCAGAAAGTCCATCTGGAAGCCTCCCAGGGAAAGGATAATTGAGCTCTTGTCCCACCCAACAGCAAAAGTCAGGCCACTTGAAAATTCAAACAGAGACGAATAAAGAAGGGCTGGCGTTACTTTTTGGCTTCCTGCTCTTGATCCTAAATGTAAAAAATTTGACCAAGGTGGAATGTAAACAATTAAGACTTTTTTTGTGGGTTCAAGTTTTCTTCCTGAGTACATTAAGAGACTTTGGCCCCCTGCATAGCTACTCCCTTATTTGAACAGGAACATCAAGCTTTCACAGGTGAGGTGTGTTCAGATGgacatttttttaaaccaaaaattGCTTCATAGTCACCCCTTGACTCATTCCAGATACTAGAATTGCACAATCTGGTAATGTGCAGTAATTTATTAACGTTTTGCCTATATGTGTTACATATATAATTTTCAACCTCAGCATTTAAGAATGAAGTTCAAACGATTCAGAGCAGTAACTTATTTGACTATCctactccttttttttattgttctcCTCAGTGCCAGGGTGGGATTCTTCTGTGGTTTTTCATTACTATGTCTCTAAAATCAACTGTCAGATGAAGATAGACTTCACAGTTTTTCTTTAACAAGGCTAGTCCTTCCAAATGGTTGAATTTAAATTCTTAAAGGTTTTACAGTCATTTTGTACACAGAAAAATATATGATATATCTCTTAATCAATAGTCAGAAATATAGTACAACTTTGTAAGGTGGCATCATACTTTCACATTTCAAACTCTGTAGAAGCAAGATGAATAACTGACATCAGGTATCCTTCCAAGAAGATTATTAAGCCCTGAAATGTATTAACTACATTCTTGAATCATCTAAATTATATAAGCCATTATAAACTaccattaattaaaaatcttACATTCCACTTAGCCAATCTATAATTTATTATTCTTCATAcattaaaatattgcaaaacTTAGAATCATTTGTGTAGCCTAGttaacaaataatttaaaataatacatcACTTACAAGTTTAATTGCTCATATTACTTTTTCAGtcacaaagattttttttcattaattataAAGCATAATTCCACTTCATTAGGAATGGAATTATGATTTATACTCAGCCTCAATAACTGTACACGTGCTACAAAGACCAAGGCTGGGATTAGGCATGCAATTCCTTCAGCTGATGAGCTGGTTAAGCTCTCTCTGTTCCTCCGCCATTCACTACAAAGTCTGGCCTGAGTTTGACCCAAGTCTTCTGCTGATTAATAAAATTGTTCATGTACATTAAAACAAGCCttggaaaatcctttccagaAGTCTCCAGAGTTTAGCCACACTATCTTAGAACTGCCATTCTTGAAAAAGATAACAGTCTAAATAACAAATACTTTCATACAGTTAATACTACTCTCTGGATCTTTTATACCTTAATCAGTCAAATACCAGCAGTTGCTTTGTTGTGATGCATAGTTTAAGAAACTAGAACCACTGTATTTGTAATGTGAAGGACCTGGAATTGCCATCAATAATTTTGCTGGATTCTTAAGTTGCTCTAATTTATTCTTTTGTTGAAATCAGTGTCAATTTACAACTAcacatgcaaatattttctaaattaaacTTCTCTTACCTTTTCAATACTTTTCCTGATCCCACCCCCTTCACTGCTTCCTCATCTCCTCTGAGAACGGCAAGAAAATTCTTAGGAGTAACATCCTAAGGATTTGAGAAGATTAAAGTTAAATCGGAtcataaaaacaacaaaatcttCATTTAGAAAGATGGTTTCTTAAAGTTAGAAGCTATGCATGGATGACAAATTTAGCTGGCCAGCCTTTTCAATACATCTTTATCTAATGACTCACTTGGCTGCTGAATCATGAAATCACAGAGTGACTGGATTACTGTACTGATTTCATGAAACAATTAGTTTTACATAGCTGTTTTTCAGATTGAGTTACAACATTTACAATCCAAgcccttccttccttttatttcaTCTGTCAGCATGGAAACAGTGTAAAGGTTTACTTTGATGACCAATGCTTCACTTCAAAGAATCTATTGTCTATATTCATATTATGAACACCAAACTTCATGTCAAACCATGTAGGTGAATAAACTTGATGCTTTATATTATGTGCATTTTGGAGTGTAAGCTACAGTGTGAAAGAATTTATTCAGACATTAAGTAATGCTGAACCCCAGGGAAAGGGGTTTTGTTCCTACCTCCTTTGTATAGTCCTTGGGCACTCCAGCATACACATCTGAGCCATTAGGTCTATTGATGACAATGCCTTTGGTTGGATTTCTGAAAGGTAAATGGAACAAAAATAGGAATAATTATCCACATGCCATGCAATGACTTTAGAACAACAGAAGCCAGCTCACCTGAGAGTAGAGGAACTTGCACCATATGTCATTAAGTGATTTCAGAATATAAAGGGCTTTACACTTTAGTCAGTTTTATGTATTTGTCTCAGGTGTCCTTACTCTCAGAGTACATTCAAGTATTCTATCTCAGATCATGTCAACTAATCTGAAGATGTAGGAGAATAGTCTCTATCATTTCTCTCCTTGGAGTCCTGCCTTTACTCCCCTTAACACtttgctcccagtgctgctgtgctgattTAGGGGGAAGTTGTTCCAGAATTAGAGGCTGTATAAATTAACTGTGTCATACAGGAAGCAATGAGATGCTCTAGACAGTCACCCAGAATGGGACCTGTAGCCATCTTCATTGAATGCTGGGAATTAATCTGATAATATCCTCCAAAAAAGCCCTGAAAATTGCACACAGACCTCCCCTGTGTTCACAAGTTTAGGTTATTTATCTGCTGCACACTGTTATGGCTGGGAGTTAAGATCCCTTACTCTCATAACAAAGCTCTGCAGTCCTCAGTGCCACAGCTGATGCTGAGCTGTGTTCCAGGGCTTAGGAAGCTCATGAGCACATTTCAGAGAATTATTGTGCTGATGGCTGACATCTCTATGCATATCAGAGGTGGTTTTAAGggcttttctttcaaaactgcTACAAACTCAAAGCACACTGGTGACTACTGCATGTTTGTAGTAACCATACAGTTTGTGGCCAGTGCATGTTCATCACTTACTCCTCATTATCAGCAATGTCATCATACATCATGACAATGATCTGCTCATCTGGGATTCCATTTCGGTGTACAATCTGGTACGCATGGCACACATCTGCCTGAAATTAAGCAAATTTTCATTACTAGTTTTAACAGAAATTTTACCTTTGATACTAGAAGCAATATAGCTTTTCAGACCTCAGAGCAGGCTGTTGACCAAAACAAACTTCATTCCAATATAAGAGACTGAGGGCTGCTAGAGAGCTGAAATGCACAGGTTAAACCAGAGCTCATTGCTCTTCTCTAAACAAACAGTTGCATTAATAGTAGAGACTATGATTATTATCTCTCCTTCATTATCTATTCTGATTTCTTATTTAAACAGAAACCAGAAGTTACTTCAGACTTGGTACAGATAACAAATTTAACATGAAGCTCTCAACAATATTCTCCATTGTAtgagaaaatcaaaataaaaaccttttgCAGTGACAGAGAAATCCAAAGTGTGCCAAGCAGACAAAAAGAGTTGGATTTCCACCAATATCCCTTAGTTCTGCACCAAGCCTGCACAACTAAGGATTAGAGGCTGTCCTTGACTTCAGCAAGTATTGTTTACCAATCTCATCTATGCAAAGATTTTATTAAATCTTGCTCTACTATGAGATGAGAATTTGGTTTaaggaatatttctttttaattttgtatttcttaCTCTGCAGAGGGACTAACTCAGGGCACATCATATTTCAGTGGAAAACAGAATTGCAAAATTCAGGCTCTTTTGCTGATTTGTACAGGATATGAATAAGCATATTTTCTTTACAGAACCATCTTCCCGTGACACAGAAATAACAACACTCATTAGAGTGGTATTACAGTAAATGCAGTAAATACAGTAAAGTAAATGCAGAGCTCTATCAGAATGCTAACCTTTTAGTAACCCCAGCCCAAATAATTCTCTTCTTTAAAACTTACAGTCCCTGAGTGCCCTAATGGGGCATTAACAATCATTCCTAAACTTGAGAACTAGAACCCACCAAATGCTAGGAAAAGGTGTGCAGGATTAATGGAAGAGATCTCATCTAACAAATGCACACTCCAAATGCAGGCAGGAAGCAGGCTTTAAAGCTTACTTGTGTTGAACTAATATAATTTGCTAATTTGGAAACCAAATTGATGTGGTTTAAGTAGACCAGTGTCTGTTTAGATTACTTAGGAGTACTAGTGATTTTCCTTAGTTTGACCAAAAGGACACTGTAAAATACGCTAACTTTAAAATCCTTGGTCTTCTAAGtgcagataaaaatgaaaagataGTTGTGCAAGATTCTGTGAAGGGTGAGGCACATTCAATGCTAATGAACTCTCCAACAATAAAATCTCTTTATGAGAGATTTAACCCCAAATGTTGAACTGTTCTTACTAAAGCAGTTCCATTTCCTACTTTACAGGTCAGCAGTCTAGGTTCTCTTCCACCTGTCCCAGACAATCTCCCAGTTAgttttccatttccttgtatGTCATCATACCAGCTGCTGCCTCAACAAGTCAAAACATTGAGGTTAAACAGAGTTAGGAAGGTATTGCATATAATATGAAACAGAAGAGCACAGGTATGACTGAGAAGATATTTGATTTTCACAAGCAACCCaagcagaagcagaagaaaactaATCAGGGCTTCTCTACACTGATTGATGAGTAGATCATAGATCCCTTCTCACTCACACACCTCTGTGATGCTGACAGGAACCTTCACAGGCTGGCAATAGGGAAATGCTCAGGCAGGCAGTGATAGAGTATCACCATATTCAATCAGCAAGTGTCTGCTCCCACAGACATGTGGCTGGCCAGCAGGGACTTCAGAGGTGTTTCAACTGATCCCAAGTACCCAAAAGAAGTTAAACTTTGTAAATGCATCAGGTTGTTTTagtttcctctccttccttctggTTCATTCACTGTTTGCTCAGTATGTCCTGCCTTAGCAAACAGCAGTCATTACCAAAATCCCTACTTTAAAGGAACACAGATCAATGTAGTCAATTCACTTCATCTCAAGTTATGCCTGTTTGGGGGTTGTCCCAGCCTTTTAAGGCTTTTGCTAAGGGAACTGCTGGTAGCATAATGATATCACCAGCAAAGCCTAGAGCAGCAAAACCATGCATTCCTACTAAAAATCCACTGACTAAAGTAGGACAGTTATGAGTAAACAGTTAGGGTTTATTGCATAGAATTAGCTGACCTAATTACCCACCTTTGATATTGCTCATGATTGGTCCCTGTGTACacataaaaaccccataaatctCTACAAAACCAGAGTAAAAACAtttgcagccagagcagggaggtgTATGCAGAGTATTTCCTGTTGATGTCTAACTGCTCTCAAATACTGCTATTTGACCCTGCTTCTCTATGAAATATTTCTGGCATATCTGCACCTGTAAACCACTCTAGAAGAAACAGCTGTTCACTGGTTTCAGATCTCTTATTGGTATTATTCTTGATGGTTTAACATATGAAATGTGTGCTATGAATATTTACTGGATAAATTGTCACTAAATCATGTTTCTGTGACTGTGATTTGAGGGGCTGCCCCAGATCAGcacaggaaaagctgcagctgccccacacagcacaggagaaggtGCAGctacacagctcctgctgcacactGACCTTATGTGTAGCTCCAAAATGGACACTGTTAAGGGCATGGTTTAGACCTTTCACCCCCTGGTTAGTCTAAACCCTTCGCTACATCAGCAAATTGTGATGGAAGAGCTGCTTAAATAATTAACTCCTAGATCTGGAAAGCATGGGGATCAGAGAGTGAACTACCCTGTTTTCCTGGCACCCCAATTTTCCTCTGCCACACAGCTGTTCACATATTTGAATGACACAGCTTTTAAGCAAATTgcctggggggatttttggaaaAATCAAGTTGTTTATGACACAAGCTTGCATAAATAGTTCCTAAAGGGAAAAGCTTGGACTTGTGTGAAATTGGTTACTTCTTGTCTTATGACTGCTAGGTTCATGACTGAAAGGAACTGGCAGCTTTACCTTAAAGCAGCACAATTCCCACTACAAGAATTCATTCTTGTTTGGGCTGAAATGTCACAGCCTAAACAAGAATGAACTCCAATATACAAACAAAGTAGAAGAATATGCCTGAAATGCCAGCCATGTCTTACTCCTTTGCTTAAACACACATCAGTGAGTCTGCCCAAAGATATAACTCTATCAAGAATTTAGCAAAGGTTTCCTAAGAGTTTGGTTTAAATTTATTAAGCACAGTGAGGAAATGTTAATTGAAGGCCAAGGCAGCCTTAGTGTCTGTTACCTACAAGAGAGGAAAATTTAAGACTGTCCTGGAATAAGATACTGCTCTGGCTGGCAGTGTCTAGGACACTGAATAAATACAGTCTCTGACCCACAAAGCTCTGTGAGTGTAAGACTAAAAATAACAACTGAAAACAGACTCATGTATacaaattcatatttttttagttttaattgtAATTTTGCCAGACTTTTTCAGTCTGGCATTACTCTTGAGGATGCATTCCATCTTTAGTAAGACTCTTGTTCCACATCAGGCTTTTTCCACAAACTATGTGGGTTTGAGCATCCAGGAAGCATGGGTCTTCTGATCTGATGTGAAGCCAGCTTTAGATTTGAGTTAGCTGGTATGTTCATCACACAGAAAAGCCAGACTATTTCTTCTAATGAGAACTAGCTTGTTGAGTCATTCTCCAAATCTGTCAGAAGCATTTAGTACTGTATTTGCTCACATATGTCACTAAGCTTTCCAGAGGTATTTTATCCAGCTCTTTGTGCAGCAGAGAACTGAGCCACTTTCCCTAGGAAGATGGGGAGTATACTCCTGAACAGCAGCCAGTCTCATAATagaaagctgctgcagagaagcCAGAGTAactgctgaggagcagagaggagcacaCTGATAGCCCTTCCATAGCCCAAGCAACTCTAATCAAAACCACTGAAATAAGGATAAAAATACCAAAGAACTGAGAAGCCACAAGCACAAAGCAATGTACAAGCCAGCCCTGCAATGACAGTAAGCCTATCACACTGGGCTCTATACTACACAAAACACTTCAATTTTGTTTTAGGAACTGGATGAGATGAAGGTGTAAGCCAAGTTTAGGTCATCCTGATTAGGAAGAAGTCCCAGTTTCAGCCAGTGGAAGCAACTGCCTGCAAAGTGTGAATCTTGCTCATATTAAGCACAAATGgtggtttttctccttttctatCCTTGGTTTGTACTGACAGTGGATCCTGACCACTGACATCTAAATAACCAGTCTTAAGCAAAGTTTCAGATTCCTTGAGGTTACAGGTGCAAACTCAGTGTTTCCTGGGTCTGCAAAGTCTTTACAAACTTAATATTCCTGGGGTCTGTACAGCATGCCACATATGAAATGAGGTATTTTTGAATATGTAATctatttcttctgcttttgtaGTTGCTCAGTCAGATGAGCACATTACCACCAGATAATTACAATACAGTACATTTGACAACGTTGAAGCAGGCAGCATGCAAAGCAACTGGAGctcacaaaataaaaaggtaaTACAAACATGCAACATCATGTATTAAGTGTACCCTGGACAGCTGAACTGAGGAACTGAAACCCAGAGATGTGTCTGCTCAATTCTCAAATTACAAAGGGACATTATGAGTGCTTAGTTGCATGAAGGGAATAGCAACAAGTCTGGTAATAAAAAAAAGCTACATGGAATAACTACTTACAGGAACACATCTACAAATCCACTTGTACTCAGGCTAGGTCAGAGAAGTTCTGGGAAGAAGGGTGATGGCAGGAGTGAACTGAATTAGACTACAATAtattttcctctgcagtttCTCCTttggaaagtaaaaaaattatagcACAGGTATGATTCTACTGAACAATTCCACGTGTTCCTATGTGTGTT
Protein-coding regions in this window:
- the LGMN gene encoding legumain, producing MTLKAVLLLGCALGISTFPMEEPEDGGKHWVVIVAGSNGWYNYRHQADVCHAYQIVHRNGIPDEQIIVMMYDDIADNEENPTKGIVINRPNGSDVYAGVPKDYTKEDVTPKNFLAVLRGDEEAVKGVGSGKVLKSGPKDHVFVYFTDHGAPGLLAFPDDDLHVKDLNKTIWYMYHHKKYRKMVFYIEACESGSMMNHLADNINVYATTAANPKESSYACYYDDERQTYLGDWYSVNWMEDSDMEDLRKETLHKQFQLVKKRTNTSHVMQYGNRSISSMKVMQFQGMGKKAMPISLPPVENYDLTPSPDVPFAIMKRKLMATNDISEAKKIAAEMKAYLEVKEFIQESMQKIVTVVTGSTEQTKQILSDRLTISNYDCYQSAVNHFKAHCFNWHLPVYEYALRQLYALVNLCEGGYPIDRICLAMNRVCLGY